One part of the Bradyrhizobium sp. CB1650 genome encodes these proteins:
- a CDS encoding DUF2946 family protein, translated as MLGFVAVGQNASTAKEKMLPIVVLALVMQILAPIAACRAAASAVADPLQSAGICHSDATTGLGHQDRGQYAHDGLCAICISHAGTAVDAPKPVAFVELVRQFRPILWTDARLMLGPSRTGSNTQARAPPRLA; from the coding sequence GTGCTAGGCTTCGTCGCGGTGGGCCAAAATGCCTCGACGGCTAAAGAAAAAATGTTGCCGATCGTCGTGCTCGCGCTGGTGATGCAGATCCTGGCGCCGATTGCGGCCTGCCGGGCCGCGGCAAGCGCGGTGGCCGATCCGCTGCAATCAGCAGGCATTTGCCACAGTGACGCGACCACCGGGTTAGGCCATCAAGATCGCGGGCAATACGCCCATGATGGCCTTTGCGCGATCTGCATATCCCATGCGGGCACGGCCGTTGACGCGCCAAAGCCCGTCGCCTTCGTTGAGCTTGTCCGTCAGTTTCGGCCAATTCTTTGGACTGACGCGAGACTGATGCTCGGACCATCCCGCACCGGCTCGAATACCCAGGCGCGTGCCCCTCCGCGGTTGGCGTGA
- a CDS encoding copper resistance protein CopC — protein sequence MRRSSLIGLAPLLLVLATGAAQAHAFLDHAEPRVGNKVGSPPRQVILWFTQNLEPAFSSVTVTNAAGERVDSGKARVSGNQMSVSLRSGGSGTYHVNWHVLSVDTHTTEGSFTFQVGQ from the coding sequence ATGCGACGTTCATCTCTGATTGGGCTCGCTCCGCTCTTGCTTGTGCTCGCAACCGGCGCGGCGCAGGCGCACGCGTTCCTCGACCATGCTGAGCCGCGCGTCGGCAACAAGGTCGGAAGTCCTCCGCGCCAGGTGATCTTGTGGTTCACCCAAAACCTGGAGCCCGCCTTCTCCAGCGTCACCGTGACCAATGCCGCTGGTGAACGCGTTGATAGCGGCAAGGCGCGCGTCAGCGGCAACCAGATGTCGGTTTCGCTGCGATCGGGAGGCAGCGGCACCTATCATGTGAACTGGCACGTGCTATCGGTGGACACACACACGACCGAGGGCAGCTTTACTTTCCAGGTCGGCCAGTAA
- a CDS encoding CopD family protein — protein sequence MALKRWALWRWLALAAAVGLVAAIAWTGHAASTPFTLGDLHLASDALHLVAASAWIGGLVPLVLLLGVTRCHRAWASLELDAVRRFSTLGVVSVAVLILSGFVSAWILVGSFRGLAVTFYGQLLMLKLAAFAAMLAFAASNRFVLTPRLALASDKARQDALRAISRNTLIEIVLGLSIFAMVGVLGTLHPAAHLVN from the coding sequence TTGGCTCTCAAACGCTGGGCGTTGTGGCGTTGGCTCGCGCTCGCGGCGGCCGTAGGTCTGGTCGCTGCCATCGCCTGGACCGGACATGCTGCGTCGACGCCCTTCACATTGGGGGACCTGCATCTCGCGAGCGATGCGCTACATCTTGTCGCCGCCTCAGCCTGGATCGGTGGCTTGGTGCCGCTCGTGCTGTTGCTCGGCGTAACCAGGTGCCATCGGGCCTGGGCCTCGCTGGAACTTGACGCCGTCAGGCGGTTTTCAACGCTCGGCGTTGTCTCTGTGGCGGTGCTGATTCTGTCGGGGTTCGTCAGCGCCTGGATCTTAGTCGGTTCGTTCCGCGGCCTGGCTGTGACCTTCTATGGGCAGCTCCTGATGCTCAAGCTTGCTGCCTTCGCCGCGATGCTGGCTTTCGCGGCGTCCAACCGCTTCGTCCTGACGCCGCGGCTGGCCCTTGCGTCCGACAAGGCGCGACAGGATGCGCTTCGCGCCATCTCGCGCAATACATTGATCGAGATTGTTTTGGGACTCTCGATCTTCGCCATGGTCGGCGTGCTGGGCACGCTGCACCCCGCCGCTCATCTCGTAAACTGA
- a CDS encoding anti-sigma factor produces the protein MSPRPITEDDLHGYVDRVLEPERQAEVADYMREHPDVAKRVAALTDQRDLLRAALAPIAEEPLPPELNLSRIIENRARRPSIARWAMAAMLLLSIGGLGGWAVRGALELAPGGLAALAQEASVSYNVYAPDRVRPVEVRASDSAELVQWVSDRLHRPVKVPDLTTSGYRLMGGRLVATSHGPAAMFMYDDDRGGRIVVLTRPMSSADQNAPMTPRSQGDVGGFAWADDGVGYSLVGQAAPETLRPIANEVRRQARAI, from the coding sequence ATGAGCCCTCGACCGATCACAGAAGATGATCTCCACGGCTATGTGGATCGTGTCCTTGAGCCGGAGCGGCAGGCGGAAGTCGCCGATTATATGCGCGAACATCCTGATGTGGCCAAGCGTGTCGCTGCCTTGACCGACCAGCGGGATCTGTTGCGCGCGGCACTCGCGCCGATCGCCGAAGAACCCCTGCCGCCGGAGCTCAATTTGTCGCGAATCATCGAGAACCGCGCGCGGCGGCCTTCGATAGCCCGGTGGGCGATGGCGGCAATGTTGTTGCTGAGCATCGGAGGTTTGGGCGGCTGGGCGGTACGCGGCGCGCTGGAGCTGGCGCCCGGCGGACTGGCTGCGCTCGCGCAGGAGGCCTCCGTTTCGTATAACGTCTACGCGCCGGACCGCGTCCGCCCCGTCGAGGTCCGCGCGTCCGATTCCGCAGAGCTCGTGCAATGGGTTTCTGACCGGCTGCATCGGCCGGTGAAGGTGCCGGATCTGACTACGTCGGGATACCGGCTGATGGGAGGACGGCTTGTCGCCACCTCGCACGGCCCCGCTGCGATGTTCATGTATGACGATGATCGTGGCGGCCGGATTGTCGTGCTGACCCGGCCGATGAGCAGTGCGGACCAAAATGCGCCCATGACGCCCCGGTCGCAGGGCGATGTCGGAGGCTTCGCCTGGGCTGATGACGGCGTGGGCTACAGCCTGGTCGGTCAGGCGGCCCCGGAAACCCTGAGGCCGATTGCAAATGAGGTTCGCAGGCAGGCACGGGCGATTTAG
- a CDS encoding sigma-70 family RNA polymerase sigma factor: MKDMLLQVEPLIPALRRYARSLVRDRANADDLVQDCLERAVSRWYQRRDGNVRAWLFTIVHNLAISQFRQMATRGRHVPIDETNEDDFCEPAVQERKMMCQDVMNKLARLPEDQRAVLLLVAVEDLSYADAAKVLDIPVGTVMSRLSRARERLQQEIEGTAGNMPANVVSLRSGK, from the coding sequence ATGAAAGACATGCTGCTGCAGGTCGAACCGCTGATACCCGCGCTCCGCCGCTACGCCCGCTCCCTTGTGCGCGATCGCGCCAATGCCGACGACTTGGTGCAGGATTGCCTGGAGCGGGCCGTCAGCCGCTGGTACCAGCGCCGCGACGGCAATGTTCGCGCCTGGCTCTTCACTATCGTCCACAACCTGGCAATCAGTCAGTTTCGTCAAATGGCGACGCGCGGCAGGCATGTTCCGATCGACGAGACGAATGAGGACGATTTCTGCGAGCCCGCCGTGCAGGAACGGAAAATGATGTGTCAGGATGTCATGAACAAGCTCGCGAGACTTCCGGAGGACCAGCGCGCCGTGCTGCTGCTTGTTGCGGTAGAGGATCTCTCTTATGCGGATGCTGCAAAGGTGCTTGATATTCCCGTGGGTACGGTAATGTCGCGGCTTTCGCGGGCCCGGGAAAGGCTCCAGCAGGAGATCGAAGGGACCGCAGGCAATATGCCGGCCAACGTCGTGTCACTACGGAGCGGGAAATGA
- a CDS encoding YncE family protein: MKMSKLFSIAKSLLLASTMLAACGSAWAGQAPGALSAPDVPISHHDRVYAAEQFSNTVSVTDPVDNKLLGVIRLGDPQPANFSPLYKGQVLVHGMGYSPDHRTLAVVSIGSNSVTFIDTATNAVKHMTYVGRSPHEAFFTPDGTEVWVTVRGENYISVIDSKTFTEKTRITTPNGPGMQIFSPDGKYGYICSSFNPETEIVSVADHEIIAKVKQESPFCPNIAATPDGSQVWFTLKDVGKTQVFNARPPFNLIKTIDTGPITNHVNFAHTAKGTFAYVTIGGLNEVKVFRTDDYSQVATIPVGSLPHGVWPSGDGSRIYVGLENADALAAIDTATNTVIANIPVGQAPQAIAYVPNAAPDPDDRQNLQPLGVAAQASHLALAAKDAKDGQPPTSVALFDQGLIQVLQASVTGLEPMQKYVLALADRADGGGPLQPLAAFMTNPAGSAIVTASGPIRQIVKDPATPERRYLVIAPGDMTTFGEAVQVQTR, from the coding sequence ATGAAAATGAGCAAGCTGTTCTCAATCGCCAAAAGCCTTCTTCTTGCAAGCACGATGCTTGCGGCCTGTGGCAGTGCGTGGGCAGGCCAGGCGCCCGGCGCGCTATCCGCGCCTGATGTCCCGATCAGCCATCACGACCGCGTTTATGCCGCGGAACAATTCTCCAATACGGTTTCGGTGACCGACCCGGTCGATAACAAGCTCCTCGGCGTGATCAGGTTGGGAGATCCGCAGCCAGCCAATTTCAGCCCTCTCTACAAGGGCCAGGTCCTCGTCCATGGCATGGGCTATTCGCCCGATCATCGGACGCTGGCCGTGGTTTCGATCGGATCGAATTCCGTGACCTTTATCGACACTGCCACGAATGCCGTGAAACATATGACCTACGTCGGCCGCTCTCCGCATGAAGCGTTCTTCACTCCCGACGGCACGGAGGTCTGGGTGACGGTGCGCGGCGAAAACTATATCTCCGTGATTGACAGCAAGACCTTCACGGAGAAGACGCGCATCACGACGCCTAACGGGCCCGGCATGCAGATCTTCTCGCCCGACGGCAAATACGGCTATATCTGCTCGTCCTTCAATCCGGAAACCGAAATTGTATCCGTCGCTGACCACGAAATCATTGCAAAGGTCAAGCAGGAAAGCCCGTTCTGTCCGAACATCGCCGCGACGCCGGACGGGAGCCAGGTATGGTTCACGCTCAAGGATGTGGGCAAGACCCAGGTGTTCAACGCCAGGCCGCCGTTCAACCTCATCAAGACCATCGACACAGGCCCGATCACCAACCACGTGAACTTTGCTCATACGGCGAAGGGAACGTTTGCCTATGTGACAATCGGCGGCTTGAACGAAGTCAAGGTATTCCGCACCGACGATTATTCGCAAGTAGCAACAATACCGGTCGGAAGTCTTCCACACGGCGTGTGGCCGTCCGGCGACGGGTCGCGCATCTACGTCGGATTGGAAAATGCCGATGCGCTCGCAGCCATCGACACGGCAACCAATACCGTGATCGCAAACATTCCGGTCGGACAAGCGCCCCAGGCGATCGCCTATGTGCCCAATGCTGCTCCAGATCCCGACGATCGCCAGAACCTGCAGCCTCTTGGTGTCGCCGCCCAGGCCTCGCATCTGGCGCTGGCGGCAAAGGACGCCAAGGACGGACAGCCGCCGACCAGCGTTGCGCTGTTCGATCAGGGATTGATCCAGGTGTTGCAGGCGTCCGTCACGGGGCTCGAGCCAATGCAGAAGTACGTGCTCGCGCTGGCCGATCGCGCGGACGGGGGTGGCCCCCTGCAACCGCTGGCGGCCTTCATGACCAATCCGGCTGGATCGGCGATCGTTACTGCGAGCGGTCCAATCCGGCAAATCGTCAAAGATCCCGCGACCCCGGAGCGGCGCTACCTGGTGATTGCCCCCGGAGATATGACGACGTTCGGAGAGGCAGTACAGGTGCAGACCCGATAG